The Haloarcula sp. H-GB4 genome contains a region encoding:
- a CDS encoding halocyanin domain-containing protein, with protein sequence MTGPYNRRTLLRTAGITVAGTIAGCRGDSSTSSNTDEASDDTASPEPTSADTHAESNDAPSVDEFLSQTNNYDGITDETGTDSVTVDVGVEANGAYYGFNPAAIRIDTGTTVTWEWTGQGGVHNVEARHGADFESEQKSSAGETYTQTFEGPEMVLYVCVPHEGVGMKGAIVVE encoded by the coding sequence ATGACAGGTCCATACAACCGACGAACACTGCTTCGGACCGCGGGGATCACAGTTGCTGGTACTATTGCCGGTTGTAGGGGCGATAGCTCGACGAGTAGTAACACGGACGAAGCCAGTGACGACACAGCGTCGCCAGAGCCAACATCCGCCGACACGCACGCCGAGTCAAACGATGCTCCGTCCGTCGACGAGTTTCTCTCCCAGACGAACAACTACGACGGGATCACCGACGAGACTGGCACCGATTCCGTCACGGTCGACGTCGGTGTCGAGGCAAACGGAGCGTATTACGGCTTCAACCCAGCAGCAATCCGTATCGACACCGGCACGACGGTCACATGGGAGTGGACCGGTCAGGGTGGCGTGCACAACGTCGAGGCACGGCACGGTGCCGACTTTGAGAGCGAGCAGAAGTCGTCGGCTGGCGAAACGTACACACAGACCTTCGAGGGACCCGAGATGGTCCTATACGTTTGTGTTCCCCACGAAGGAGTCGGAATGAAAGGCGCCATCGTCGTCGAGTAG
- a CDS encoding SDR family NAD(P)-dependent oxidoreductase, protein MNRFTDKTALVTGAGSGIGRATTERLASEGANVVVSDIDDDRGEDVVASIEADGGSATFVSANVADPEAVQRVVEVAIDTYGSLDIAHNNAGILTGFQDITDIDEDDWEQLIGINLKGVWAGMKAQLPVMEEQGGGVIVNTASEAGLVGMGGLGNYVASKHGVVGLTKTAAIEYANRDVRVNAIAPGPTETNIQETMAGGSDPRELPFDTSAMSDVPMGRNADPAEMASVVAFLCSEDASFVTGVTIPVDGGQAAD, encoded by the coding sequence ATGAACCGATTTACCGACAAGACAGCGCTCGTAACGGGAGCCGGATCAGGAATTGGACGTGCAACAACTGAGCGCCTCGCCAGCGAGGGTGCGAACGTCGTGGTCTCTGATATCGATGACGATCGAGGAGAGGACGTGGTTGCATCCATCGAGGCCGACGGTGGGTCTGCCACTTTCGTATCAGCCAACGTTGCTGACCCTGAAGCGGTCCAGCGGGTAGTTGAGGTCGCTATCGATACGTACGGAAGTCTCGACATCGCCCACAATAACGCTGGTATCCTCACCGGCTTTCAGGATATTACTGATATCGATGAAGACGACTGGGAACAGCTCATAGGTATCAATCTAAAGGGGGTCTGGGCGGGGATGAAAGCTCAGTTGCCCGTGATGGAAGAGCAGGGCGGAGGAGTTATCGTGAATACAGCCTCCGAAGCAGGACTCGTCGGGATGGGTGGACTCGGCAACTACGTCGCCAGTAAACACGGCGTCGTGGGTCTCACGAAGACGGCCGCCATCGAATATGCCAACCGAGACGTCCGTGTCAATGCGATTGCACCTGGGCCAACGGAGACGAATATCCAGGAGACAATGGCAGGCGGATCGGACCCTCGTGAGTTACCGTTCGATACGAGTGCCATGTCGGACGTACCGATGGGTCGCAACGCTGATCCGGCCGAAATGGCCAGTGTAGTGGCGTTCCTCTGCTCTGAGGATGCCTCCTTCGTGACTGGCGTCACGATACCAGTTGACGGTGGCCAGGCGGCTGATTAA
- a CDS encoding site-specific integrase, whose translation MNRLPPEYDATPGDDALEAAIEKRLVDIDSGRYRTNVASVLRKFAAWSRAQHGVTDPKDIDDDLCRQYARDLARADDRDDISPETARRYFAYVRSFLTWAVYEGLIPTNPAKTNHAEGPLPTDETETDQQYWTARDREAICATATARVDDAGESDGVDRTAAYRDQALVFLLAYSGARSAELVAVSDDEERNGLRWRHVNLDAGTMQVFGKNRTRESAPILDDALRPLRRWKQLREPDENEAVFPRLDNAAKALDPTPSITTQSARNILADLCEWSEYDFEEPLKPHGARRGLGREIYRENPQLAQDILRHKSIETTHEGYAQEAAKRTRDEANDIISGE comes from the coding sequence ATGAATCGGCTTCCGCCTGAGTACGACGCTACTCCCGGGGATGATGCCCTCGAAGCAGCCATCGAAAAGCGACTGGTCGATATCGACTCCGGACGCTACCGAACGAACGTCGCGAGCGTGCTGCGGAAGTTCGCAGCGTGGAGTCGAGCCCAGCATGGCGTCACTGACCCCAAGGACATTGACGATGATCTCTGCCGGCAGTACGCTCGTGATCTAGCCCGAGCCGACGATCGGGACGATATCTCGCCGGAAACAGCACGGCGGTACTTCGCCTACGTCCGCTCGTTTCTCACCTGGGCCGTCTATGAGGGCCTGATACCGACGAATCCGGCCAAGACCAACCACGCCGAAGGTCCGCTTCCGACCGACGAGACAGAAACTGACCAACAGTACTGGACTGCACGGGACCGTGAAGCCATCTGTGCCACTGCGACCGCTCGTGTCGACGACGCCGGTGAAAGCGACGGTGTCGACCGCACGGCGGCCTACCGCGACCAGGCACTCGTCTTCTTGCTCGCCTACTCTGGAGCCCGTAGCGCTGAACTCGTGGCCGTCTCCGATGACGAGGAACGGAACGGTCTACGGTGGCGTCACGTCAATCTTGATGCTGGCACGATGCAGGTGTTCGGCAAGAACCGGACTCGTGAGTCTGCACCCATCCTTGACGATGCACTTCGCCCACTCCGGCGCTGGAAGCAACTCCGAGAGCCTGACGAGAACGAGGCCGTGTTCCCCAGACTCGACAACGCGGCGAAAGCACTGGACCCAACGCCGTCGATCACAACCCAGTCAGCCCGAAACATCCTCGCCGACCTCTGTGAGTGGTCTGAGTATGACTTCGAGGAACCGCTGAAACCACACGGCGCTCGCCGTGGCCTCGGGCGAGAAATCTATCGCGAGAATCCACAGCTGGCTCAAGACATACTGCGGCACAAGTCCATCGAGACAACACACGAGGGCTATGCACAGGAGGCCGCGAAACGGACACGCGACGAAGCAAACGACATCATCTCCGGCGAGTAG